In Pangasianodon hypophthalmus isolate fPanHyp1 chromosome 3, fPanHyp1.pri, whole genome shotgun sequence, a single genomic region encodes these proteins:
- the si:dkey-9i23.8 gene encoding beta-1 adrenergic receptor, with translation MGSTVIGTMNITANRTELVEETWSSVEKSVIVVIVSIEMVLGILGNGLVLIVKMVCRDQFQCVYWLPFVSLTLSDLCCAMLIITGSLLAVLTGGQRSPWCEVVSLFKFTFITSSIGSIALLCVQRYMGLASTRRCMSVILVVACLASWLLGAMFGVVPVIYDWVRFDPAEMLCAVFWENSYSDMLVYILCAFLITLLPPLLLIIACSLLTWAGYGKNCARQTDLSSVTPLLVGTYLVCYTPFTVSELILLGRLDLSPSPEWLRTLSAVMAYLDCSLNPIIYCTNQDFREAVLALLWTSRKSSFPEPVLTSITKIDT, from the exons ATGGGCAGCACAGTCATTGGTACTA TGAATATTACAGCTAACAGAACTGAATTGGTGGAGGAGACATGGTCCAGTGTGGAGAAGTCTGTGATCGTGGTCATTGTTAGTATTGAGATGGTGCTGGGAATTCTGGGAAATGGCCTGGTCCTGATTGTTAAAATGGTG TGTAGGGATCAATTTCAGTGTGTTTACTGGCTCCCATTTGTCAGCCTCACACTCTCTGACTTGTGCTGTGCCATGCTGATCATAACCGGTTCCTTGCTGGCTGTCTTGACcggaggtcagaggtcaccgTGGTGTGAAGTGGTCAGCCTGTTCAAGTTCACCTTCATCACATCCTCCATCGGAAGCATAG CACTCCTCTGTGTCCAGCGGTATATGGGCCTGGCCTCCACTAGGAGATGCATGTCTGTCATCCTAGTAGTGGCATGTTTGGCTTCCTGGTTGTTAGGTGCCATGTTTGGGGTGGTGCCAGTGATCTATGATTGGGTTAG GTTTGACCCTGCAGAgatgctgtgtgctgtgttctGGGAGAACAGTTACTCTGACATGCTGGTCTACATACTCTGCGCCTTCCTTATCACACTACTCCCACCTTTGCTGCTCATTATCGCCTGCTCCTTACTGACATGGGCTGGCTATGGGAAGAACTGTGCCAG GCAGACAGATTTATCATCCGTCACGCCCCTTTTGGTGGGAACTTATCTGGTCTGTTATACTCCTTTTACTGTGTCAGAG cTGATTCTTCTTGGGAGACTGGATCTGTCTCCATCTCCTGAGTGGCTGAGAACACTTTCAGCAGTAATGGCGTATCTGGACTGTAGTTTGAACCCCATCATTTACTGCACTAACCAAGACTTTCGAGAGGCAGTACTTGCACTTCTGTGGACCAGCAGAAAGTCAAGCTTCCCTGAACCTGTACTGACTAGCATAACAAAAATAGACACATAA
- the tmem187 gene encoding transmembrane protein 187 produces MSAVVHVLLPFFLCIALANTDIFNNVLVDMSYDHYAEKRVDQLPAFLAMPFNCLVNVGYIIVGVYWLSRRMDDPRAAYAKDVFALMALAYGPVQWTRLATLRRAPSVLDQWFTLPIFAWVPVWCRVITHGWSARYALAVEVCSVASYALALLHEHGFDLALAAHIAVAVLQAAAAQRTSGDAVSLRYFTHAALSCAGFVLLKLLDHELAKFWLFQTLTGHFWSKVCDILQFHYAFCFLTHLTQIAHKRTS; encoded by the coding sequence ATGTCAGCAGTCGTGCACGTTTTGCTGCCCTTCTTTCTCTGCATTGCTTTGGCGAACACTGACATTTTCAACAATGTGCTGGTGGACATGTCCTACGATCACTACGCTGAGAAGAGAGTGGATCAGCTTCCTGCCTTTCTGGCCATGCCGTTTAACTGCCTCGTAAACGTGGGTTACATTATAGTTGGTGTTTACTGGCTGAGCAGGAGGATGGATGATCCCCGAGCCGCTTACGCGAAGGACGTGTTCGCGCTTATGGCCCTCGCGTACGGACCGGTTCAGTGGACGCGCCTGGCCACGCTGCGCCGCGCTCCCTCCGTCCTGGACCAGTGGTTCACGCTGCCCATATTCGCGTGGGTGCCGGTGTGGTGTCGGGTCATTACGCACGGCTGGTCCGCTCGCTACGCGCTGGCTGTGGAGGTGTGCTCTGTGGCGAGCTACGCGCTGGCGCTGCTGCATGAGCACGGCTTTGACTTGGCTCTCGCTGCTCACATCGCGGTGGCGGTGCTGCAGGCCGCCGCGGCTCAGCGCACCTCCGGAGACGCGGTGTCTCTGCGCTACTTCACACACGCAGCGCTCTCCTGCGCCGGATTTGTGCTTTTAAAACTCCTGGACCACGAGCTGGCCAAATTCTGGCTCTTTCAAACTCTCACTGGACATTTCTGGTCCAAAGTGTGCGACATTCTGCAGTTCCACTACGCTTTCTGCTTTCTTACGCACCTTACGCAAATTGCGCACAAACGGACGTCATAA